In a genomic window of Poecilia reticulata strain Guanapo linkage group LG22, Guppy_female_1.0+MT, whole genome shotgun sequence:
- the vps39 gene encoding vam6/Vps39-like protein, translated as MHDAYEPVNILEKLPLQIDCLAAWEDWLLVGTKPGHLLLYRIKKDAATNRFEVTLEKSNKNFSKKIQQLYVVSQYKILVSLLENNIHVHDLLTFQQITVVSKAKGATLFACDLQQMSSGEESLRMCVAVKRKLQLYYWKDREFHELQGDLGVPDVPKSMAWCENSICVGFKRDYYLIRLDGRGSIKELFPTGKQLEPLVAPLADGKVAVGQDDLTVVLNEEGVCTQKCALNWTDIPIAMEHQPPYIIAVLPRYVEIRTLEPRLLVQNVELQRPRFIASAGPNIVYVASNHFVWRLVPVSIASQIQQLLQDKQFELALQLAKMKDDSDGEKKQQIHHIQNLYAFNLFCQKKFDDSMQVFAKLGTDPTHVIGLYPDLLPSDYRKQLHYPNPLPSLSGAELEKAHLALIDYLTQKRSHLVKQLNDTXPSTTSPLMEGTPTIKSRKKLLQIIDTTLLKCYLHTNVALVSPLLRLENNHCHIEESEYVLKKSQKYSELIILYEKKGLHQKALQVLLDQSTKANSPLKGHERTVQYLQRLGSENLGIILEFSPWVLKICPEDGLKIFTEDLPEVETLPRDKVLQFLKEGFVELAVPYLEHIIYVWDEKGPEFHNVLIQLYLSRVQGLMKQYLNSLPEGVPAVPAGQEQGELGEFRNKLLSFLDISTSYEPARLISDFPFDGLLEERALLLGRMGKHEQALFIYVHVLNDTRMAEEYCHRHYNSSMEGNKDVYLSLLRMYLSPPDAHCLGPIKMELTEPQANLQAALHVLELHHSKLNTTKAINLLPANTQIREIKVFLESVLEEKAQMKRCNQVLKSLLQAEFLRVQEERIFHQQVKCVITEEKTCRVCKKKIGNSAFARYPNGVVVHYFCCKDRSVCPTEQ; from the exons ATGCATGACGCGTATGAGCCAGTGAATATTTTAGAGAAGCTTCCTCTTCAGATCGACTGTCTTGCGGCTTGGG AGGATTGGCTGCTTGTTGGAACAAAACCAGGACATCTTCTCCTGTACAGAATCAAGAAGGATGCAG cCACCAACCGGTTCGAGGTGACTTTGGAAAAGTCTAATAAGAACTTCTCAAAGAAAATTCAACAG CTATACGTCGTTTCTCAGTATAAAATTCTCGTCAGTCTTTTGG AGAACAACATCCACGTCCATGACCTCCTGACCTTTCAGCAGATCACTGTGGTGTCTAAAGCCAAAGGAGCCACGCTGTTTGCATGTGACCTGCAG caAATGAGCTCCGGGGAGGAAAGCCTCCGAATGTGTGTGGCGGTGAAAAGGAAACTCCAGCTGTATTACTGGAAGGATAGAGAGTTCCATGAGCTGCag GGCGACTTGGGTGTGCCAGATGTTCCTAAGTCCATGGCCTGGTGTGAAAACTCCATCTGTGTCGGCTTCAAACGGGACTATTACCTCATTCGG CTGGATGGCCGCGGCTCCATCAAGGAGCTCTTCCCCACTGGGAAACAGTTGGAGCCTCTAGTTGCCCCGCTGGCTGATGGGAAGGTGGCTGTTGGGCAGGACGACCTCACCGTGGTGCTTAACGAAGAAGGAGTTTGCACCCAGAAGTGCGCCCTGAACTGGACCGATATCCCCATCGCCATGG AGCACCAGCCTCCCTACATCATTGCGGTCCTCCCTCGGTACGTGGAGATACGGACCTTAGAGCCACGGCTGCTGGTGCAGAATGTGGAGCTGCAAAGGCCGCGCTTCATCGCCTCGGCAGG GCCAAACATCGTGTACGTTGCCAGCAACCACTTCGTCTGGCGCCTGGTGCCAGTGTCAATCGCCAGCCAGATCCAGCAACTTCTCCAGGACAAACAGTTCGAGCTCGCTCTTCAGCTGGCA aaaatgaaggaCGATTCAGACGGTGAAAAGAAGCAGCAGATTCATCACATCCAGAATCTTTACGCCTTCAACCTGTTTTGCCAGAAGAAGTTTGACGACTCCATGCAGGTGTTTGCTAAACTTGGTACAG ATCCCACGCATGTGATCGGACTTTACCCCGACCTGCTCCCATCAGACTACCGCAAACAGCTGCATTACCCCAACCCTCTGCCCAGCTTGTCTGGGGCCGAGCTGGAGAAAGCTCATCTGGCTCTCATTGATTACCTCACCCAG AAACGCAGCCATCTTGTCAAACAGCTGAACGACACCRGCCCGTCCACAACGTCTCCGCTCATGGAGGGAACGCCGACCATCAAGAGCCGCAAAAAGCTCCTGCAGATCATCGACACCACGCTGCTGAAATGTTATCTGCAC ACCAACGTGGCTCTCGTCTCTCCGCTCCTTCGACTGGAGAACAACCACTGCCACATCGAGGAGAGCGAGTACGTCCTGAAGAAGTCCCAGAAGTACAGCGAGCTCATCATTCTCTACGAAAAGAAGGGCTTGCATCAGAAAG CCTTGCAGGTCCTGCTGGACCAATCCACCAAGGCCAACTCTCCTCTGAAAGGTCACGAGCGAACCGTCCAGTACCTCCAACGACTGG GATCAGAGAATCTGGGGATAATCTTGGAGTTTTCTCCCTGGGTACTTAAAATCTGTCCTGAGGACGGCCTGAAG ATCTTCACTGAAGATCTGCCCGAGGTGGAGACTTTGCCCAGAGACAAAGTGCTGCAGTTCCTGAAGGAAGGCTTCGTGGAGCTGGCCGTCCCGTACTTGGAGCACATCATTTACGTGTGGGACGAGAAGGGCCCCGAGTTTCACAATGTGCTTATTCAGCTGTATCTGAGYAGGGTCCAAGGCCTGATGAAGCAGTACCTCAACTCACTGCCAGAAG GGGTTCCTGCCGTTCCTGCCGGCCAGGAGCAAGGTGAACTGGGAGAGTTCAGGAACAAGCTGCTGTCTTTTCTGGATATTtccaccagctatgaacctgcCAGACTCATCAGCGATTTCCCATTTGATG GGCTGCTGGAGGAACGGGCTCTGCTCCTGGGTCGCATGGGAAAACACGAGCAGGCGCTTTTCATATACGTTCACGTTCTGAACGACACCCGCATGGCCGAGGA ATACTGTCACCGGCATTATAACAGTTCAATGGAAGGAAATAAAGAT GTTTATCTGTCTCTGCTGCGGATGTACCTGTCCCCCCCCGACGCCCACTGCCTGGGGCCCATTAAGATGGAGCTCACTGAGCCTCAGGCCAACCTGCAGGCAGCCCTGCATGTCCTGGAGCTGCACCACAGCAAGCTCAACACCACCAAG GCTATCAATCTGCTCCCAGCAAACACTCAGATCCGGGAGATAAAGGTCTTCCTGGAGAGCGTCCTGGAGGAGAAGGCCCAAATGAAACGCTGCAACCAGGTGTTGAAGAGTCTGCTGCAGGCCGAGTTCCTCAGG GTGCAGGAAGAACGAATCTTCCACCAGCAGGTTAAATGCGTCATAACGGAAGAAAAAACCTGCAGAGTCTGTAAGAAGAAGATAGGAAACAG TGCGTTTGCCAGGTATCCCAACGGCGTGGTGGTTCACTATTTCTGCTGCAAAGATCGCAGCGTGTGTCCCACCGAGCAGTAA